From the Acidimicrobiales bacterium genome, the window CCGCCGACGGCGACGGTCGGATGAACGCCCGATCGTCGACGGCGAGCCGGGACATCCGGGTCTTGTCGCCGAGAATCGATCCGCCGGTACGCGAACTCGAGGGATCGACCGCGAGCACTGCGACCTTGTGATCGGCCGCGGTCAGCGATGTGCCGAGTGACTCGATGAAGGTCGACTTCCCGACGCCGGGGACACCCGTGATGCCGACCCGGTCGGCGTTGCCGGTGTGCGGGAGCAGGGTCGCCAGGAGCGCACCGGCGCGGGCCCGGTGGTCGGCTCGAGTCGACTCGACGAGCGTGATCGCCCGCCCGATCGCGGTGCGGTCGCCGGCCAACACTCCCGCGGCGAGCGCCTCGTCGTCGTCGGGATCGGCCCCGAGCATTTCCGCTGACATCGCCGCCGACGTTACCTTCTGGCCATGGCCCATGAACGAGCAGAGATCGAAGCAACGATTCAGCGCTACCTGGATCTGCGCCGAGCGGCGATCGCCGGCGAGATCCCCTGGAGCGACCTCAAGGAGGTCTTCACCGACGACGCCGTGTTCGTCGATTCGGTGTGGGGCCGACACGAGGGCGTCGACGCGCTCGTGGAGTTCCTCGACAACTCGATGGCCGGCCTCGACACCTGGGACTTCCCCCACTTCTGGGAGGCGATCGACGGCGATCGTGTGTTCCTGCGGTGGAGCAACCGGCTTCCCGGCGAACTGGCCGACGGCTCCCCGATCGACAACTTCGGGATGTCGTACCTGGAGTACGCCGGGAACGGGAAGTTCTCCTACGAGGAGGACATGTACTCCGAGAGCCACCTCCGGCTGACGATGAAGCAGTCGACCTGGGTGCCGAGTGCGGACATGGTGGCACCGCCGGCCGATCGCGACTGGGTCTAGCGACGCCGATGATCCGCCACACGGTCCTTCTCACGTTCGACGGCAGCGACGACGCGCAGATCCGACGGGTCATCGACGAACTCCGCGAACTGCCCTCACTCATCCCCGAGATCCAGGCCTACACGGTCGGACGCGACCTCGGGCTCACCGAGGGGACGGCGACGGTCGTCGTGTCGGGTGACTTCGCGACCGTCGCCGACTACCAGACCTACTCGGGTCATCCCGAGCACGTCCGGGTCCTCGATGACCACATCCGCCCCCACGTCACTGCACTCACGCGGGCCCAGATCGAGCTGCCCTGATCGAGGTGCTCGGCGAGGCCGGCTCATGAACACGCCACGACCGAGGTCGAACAGCGCCCCCTCGGCGGGGACGCTCGGTACGTTCGGTGGGGTCTTCACGCCCAGCCTGCTCACGATCCTGGGCCTCGTACTCTTCCTGCGGCTCGGCTATGTCGTCGGCAACGTCGGTCTCATCGGGTCGCTGCTGATCCTCGTCATGGCGACCTCGGTCTCCGTGCTCACGTCGATCTCGCTCGCCGCGATGGCGACCAACATGAAGGTCCGGGGCGGGGGCGTCTACTTCCTGATCTCCCGAACCCTCGGGCCCGCCTTCGGCGGCGCGATCGGGATCGTGCTCTACGGGGCAATGTCGGTGTCGGTCGCCTTCTACGCGATCGGTTTCGGCGAAGCCGTGGCATCCATGATCGGAGAGGACCCGGCCGACTGGGCCCAGCCGATCGCCGCCCTGACGGTGCTGGCGCTCCTCGGTCTCGGGTGGCTCGGCGCCGACATCGCCACCCGCCTCCAGTACGTGGTGATGGTGCTGCTCGTCCTCGCACTCGGTAGCTACTTCCTCGGCATCGTCCCCGACATCGACGCCGCGCAGATCGGCGACAACGCGTCGGCACCCGTCGGCGCCGACGACTTCTGGCTCGTGTTCGCGATCTTCTTCCCGGCGATCACCGGCTTCACCCAGGGAGTGGCGATGTCGGGCGATCTCCGCAACGCCGGCCGCAGCATCGCGGTGGGCACCTTCGCCGCCGTGGGTCTGTCGACGCTCGTCTATCTGCTGGTCATCATCACGCTGGCCGGTCGGTTCGACACCGCCGACCTGCGCACCGATCCCAACGTGATGAAGAACGCGTCGGCGATCAGTTGGATGATCGACGCCGGGGTGATCGCGGCGACCCTGTCGTCGGCGATCGCCTCGATCCTCGGCGCCCCGCGGACCCTGCAGCGACTGGCCAACGACAAGC encodes:
- a CDS encoding nuclear transport factor 2 family protein; the protein is MAHERAEIEATIQRYLDLRRAAIAGEIPWSDLKEVFTDDAVFVDSVWGRHEGVDALVEFLDNSMAGLDTWDFPHFWEAIDGDRVFLRWSNRLPGELADGSPIDNFGMSYLEYAGNGKFSYEEDMYSESHLRLTMKQSTWVPSADMVAPPADRDWV
- a CDS encoding Dabb family protein translates to MIRHTVLLTFDGSDDAQIRRVIDELRELPSLIPEIQAYTVGRDLGLTEGTATVVVSGDFATVADYQTYSGHPEHVRVLDDHIRPHVTALTRAQIELP